In Thiohalorhabdus sp. Cl-TMA, one genomic interval encodes:
- a CDS encoding ThiF family adenylyltransferase — translation MRAGFRYEQAFCRNLGWVTEWEQQLLRDRTVAIAGLGGVGGSHLVTLTRLGVGGFHLADPDHFELANFNRQAGATMSRLGRDKLGVMTEVARDINPEVRIEGFPEGLTEDNLADFLAGVDLFIDGLDFFVLEIRARAFQRCAALGIPAITAAPLGMGAALLTFLPGGMGFEDYFRLSGKPPERRQVNFLAGLSPRGPHRTYLRDPRQVDFERGRGPSTPMAIDLCAGAAATEALKLFLDRGRVRGAPHYFHFDAYRGRWIRGWLPGGNRNPLQQLRLRAGYRVFSRFARQARRTAPVPGPEARTDLQRMVDRARWAPSGDNQQPWRFELEEPDTLRIYLEEKGEGTVYDFASLPNRMTLGFLLESLRLAASELGRDFRWSSRPLSGGALMVEAEAPKEASVAPDPLAPFLPVRSVDRRAHRRFPLGADLQTELASCLGEEFEVRWLAAPGERWEVARIQALATDIRLRIPEAFRVHQAVLDWTEANSADGIPAHSVGLDPLTAALMRWALGGWRRMRWMSRLPGSTLIPRLEMDLIPGLFTGAHFLVLRRHSSGNGRAETEQLLRLGADLQRLWLTATRSGLVLHPNLAPLCFAHYGRHGTVFTEDSRAPARARALADRVQALAPDRDPDSVVFLGRIGWPRRRTAPGRSVRHAWWELVRPQSD, via the coding sequence ATGCGTGCCGGGTTCCGCTATGAGCAGGCCTTTTGCCGTAACCTCGGATGGGTCACGGAATGGGAGCAGCAGCTCCTTCGGGACCGCACCGTGGCCATCGCCGGGCTCGGCGGGGTAGGGGGCAGCCATCTGGTCACCCTGACGCGGTTGGGCGTCGGGGGCTTCCACCTCGCCGATCCGGACCATTTCGAGCTTGCCAATTTCAACCGCCAGGCCGGCGCCACCATGTCCCGCCTGGGGCGCGACAAGCTGGGCGTCATGACCGAGGTGGCCCGGGACATCAATCCCGAGGTGCGCATAGAGGGCTTCCCCGAGGGGCTGACCGAGGACAATCTCGCCGATTTCCTCGCGGGGGTGGACCTCTTCATTGACGGTCTGGATTTTTTCGTCCTCGAGATCCGGGCCCGGGCTTTCCAGCGCTGCGCGGCGCTCGGCATCCCGGCGATCACCGCCGCGCCCCTGGGCATGGGCGCCGCCCTGCTCACCTTCCTTCCCGGCGGCATGGGCTTCGAGGACTACTTCCGGCTGTCGGGCAAGCCGCCCGAGCGCAGGCAGGTCAACTTCCTGGCGGGCCTCAGCCCACGCGGCCCCCATCGCACCTATCTCAGGGACCCGCGCCAGGTGGATTTCGAGCGCGGTCGGGGGCCTTCGACCCCCATGGCCATCGATCTGTGCGCCGGGGCCGCGGCAACGGAGGCCCTCAAGCTGTTCCTGGACCGGGGACGGGTCCGGGGGGCTCCGCACTATTTCCATTTCGACGCTTACCGAGGAAGGTGGATCCGGGGCTGGCTCCCCGGCGGGAACCGCAATCCCCTGCAACAGCTACGGCTCCGGGCCGGGTATCGGGTCTTTTCGCGGTTTGCCCGCCAGGCGCGGAGGACGGCCCCCGTTCCCGGTCCCGAGGCGCGTACGGACCTCCAGCGCATGGTGGACCGGGCCCGTTGGGCGCCCAGCGGGGACAACCAGCAGCCGTGGCGGTTCGAGCTGGAGGAGCCCGATACCCTCCGGATATATCTGGAGGAGAAAGGGGAGGGAACCGTTTACGACTTCGCCAGCCTGCCGAACCGGATGACCCTTGGGTTTCTTCTGGAAAGCTTGCGGCTGGCAGCTTCCGAGCTGGGACGGGACTTCCGCTGGTCCTCCCGGCCCTTGAGCGGCGGCGCCCTCATGGTAGAGGCCGAGGCGCCAAAAGAGGCCAGCGTGGCGCCCGATCCCCTGGCGCCTTTCCTGCCGGTCCGCTCCGTGGATCGACGGGCCCACCGGCGTTTCCCCCTGGGAGCGGACCTGCAAACGGAGCTGGCCTCCTGCCTGGGGGAGGAATTCGAGGTGCGCTGGCTCGCCGCCCCTGGTGAGCGCTGGGAGGTCGCCCGGATCCAGGCGCTTGCCACCGACATCCGGTTGCGGATTCCGGAAGCCTTCCGGGTGCATCAGGCGGTCCTGGACTGGACGGAGGCCAACAGTGCCGACGGAATACCCGCTCATAGCGTCGGCCTGGACCCCCTGACGGCGGCGCTCATGCGCTGGGCCCTGGGGGGATGGCGCCGTATGCGGTGGATGAGCCGGCTGCCCGGAAGCACTCTGATTCCGAGGCTGGAAATGGATCTGATCCCCGGTCTCTTCACCGGTGCCCATTTCCTGGTGCTGCGCCGCCATTCTTCGGGGAACGGCCGTGCGGAGACCGAGCAGCTCCTGCGGCTGGGGGCTGACCTGCAGCGCCTCTGGCTTACAGCCACCCGGAGTGGGCTGGTGCTGCATCCCAACCTCGCGCCGCTGTGCTTCGCCCATTATGGCCGCCACGGCACGGTCTTCACCGAGGATTCCCGGGCTCCGGCCCGGGCACGCGCCCTGGCGGATCGCGTGCAGGCGCTCGCCCCGGACCGGGATCCGGACTCGGTCGTATTCCTCGGCCGGATCGGCTGGCCGCGAAGGCGGACGGCGCCTGGACGCTCCGTTCGGCATGCTTGGTGGGAACTGGTGCGCCCGCAGTCGGACTGA
- the prsT gene encoding XrtA/PEP-CTERM system TPR-repeat protein PrsT, producing the protein MESYVRKGRRGTSLAGALAAALIAGCGGDGMSAAEHLERAAHYRKEGDQRAAVIELKNALQQKPENAEARLRLGRTYVALGDGVSAVKELRRAADLGMAERKVAMPLAEALLLKGQPRKLLEEVQPGEVSAKPERAAVLAFRSRAHLALGEPEKAASLVEEALSLDGSSGKVRLAKAQLEAATGDPEAASEWAERALDTEEAPGAAWSLLGDIHRRQGRLEAAEKAYSQAIEHRTNSAGDHLKRALIRIANGETKAARTDLDVLEEVAPDHPGLAYGRGLVRFQEGDLSAARTDFQEAVRAAPGHVPARFYLGVSHYLQENYNQAEVQLSRLLERAPQQKQAAKVLGSIYLRWEEYDAASRVLKRVVEHNPGDQTALTLLGRASLGAGRTEEGIRYLRRLVKNAPEDPAAQTTLALGLLYKGARNEGTRALEKAIDLAPGAKLPEMLLIQQHFAAREFDKALAAAKRFKENRPESIRPELYMGLAYLGKDQPGKAREAFREALAQKPGSPAAGNNLARLAAKAERYDEARGYYRQILEHNPGHLETLLSLARLEAGRGNRAEAISTLRKAREANPGATEPRVLLARFHRHAGEHRKALSAARQGLDEVPPEPNLLAEIGQAQLALSKESAALSTFKRLTEEAADSARARFLTAKAYARMGAPRKVEDQLRAALEKDEEYFQARLVLAELLIETGQLDAAGEQVRKLREAHQGHPEVAVRAARLAASEGRPEDAITAYRKALDRHASSKWTRSLAALQRRAGRPEKALATLREWLADHPQDAKARMELGNLQLERGKSDAAVAAFRHVVDAHPNNVAARNNLAWILKDRSPDEAERHAERALNLAPGSPMVLDTAGLVKLALGKVDEAVRLLRDAADRAPKRPVFQVHLARALRAQGRAQEARALLENLLADGKQFARRAEAKGMLKELAAQP; encoded by the coding sequence ATGGAATCGTATGTTCGAAAGGGGCGCCGGGGGACCTCCCTGGCGGGAGCACTGGCCGCCGCGTTGATCGCCGGCTGCGGGGGTGACGGCATGAGCGCCGCGGAGCACCTGGAGCGGGCGGCACACTACCGGAAGGAAGGGGACCAGCGGGCCGCGGTGATCGAGCTCAAGAACGCCCTCCAGCAAAAGCCGGAAAACGCCGAGGCGCGGCTCCGGCTGGGCCGGACCTACGTGGCCCTGGGAGACGGCGTATCCGCGGTGAAAGAGCTGCGACGGGCCGCGGATCTGGGCATGGCCGAGCGGAAGGTGGCCATGCCGCTCGCCGAGGCGCTGCTCCTGAAGGGCCAGCCCCGCAAGCTCCTGGAGGAGGTCCAGCCCGGGGAGGTGAGCGCGAAGCCGGAACGGGCCGCGGTACTCGCTTTCCGGTCCCGGGCCCATCTGGCTCTGGGGGAGCCGGAAAAGGCCGCCTCCCTGGTGGAGGAGGCGCTCTCCCTGGATGGGAGCTCGGGGAAGGTGCGCCTGGCCAAGGCCCAGCTGGAGGCCGCCACCGGGGATCCCGAAGCCGCCTCGGAATGGGCGGAACGGGCCCTGGACACCGAAGAGGCGCCCGGCGCCGCCTGGAGCCTTCTGGGCGATATTCATCGCCGGCAGGGACGTCTGGAGGCCGCCGAGAAGGCCTACAGTCAGGCCATCGAGCATCGCACCAACAGCGCGGGTGATCATCTGAAACGCGCCCTGATCCGGATCGCGAATGGGGAAACGAAGGCCGCCCGAACCGATCTGGATGTTCTCGAGGAGGTTGCGCCCGATCACCCCGGGCTCGCCTACGGGCGGGGCCTGGTCCGATTCCAGGAGGGCGACCTGAGCGCCGCCCGCACCGATTTCCAGGAGGCCGTGCGGGCTGCCCCGGGGCATGTGCCGGCGCGGTTCTACCTGGGTGTATCCCATTATCTCCAGGAGAACTACAACCAGGCCGAAGTGCAGCTTTCCCGGCTCCTGGAGCGGGCGCCGCAGCAGAAACAGGCGGCCAAGGTGCTGGGATCGATCTATCTGCGCTGGGAGGAATACGATGCCGCCTCCCGGGTCCTGAAGCGCGTGGTGGAGCACAATCCCGGGGACCAGACGGCACTGACCCTCCTGGGGCGGGCCTCCCTGGGCGCCGGACGGACCGAGGAGGGCATCCGGTACCTGCGTCGCCTGGTGAAGAATGCCCCGGAAGATCCGGCGGCGCAGACTACCCTGGCCCTGGGACTGCTCTACAAGGGAGCGCGAAACGAAGGGACCAGGGCGCTGGAAAAGGCCATCGACCTGGCGCCGGGGGCCAAGCTACCGGAGATGTTGCTGATCCAGCAGCATTTCGCGGCCCGGGAATTCGACAAGGCGCTGGCGGCCGCCAAGCGGTTCAAGGAAAACCGGCCGGAGAGCATCCGGCCCGAGCTCTACATGGGGCTGGCCTACCTGGGCAAGGACCAGCCCGGAAAGGCGCGGGAGGCGTTCCGCGAGGCCCTGGCACAGAAGCCGGGGAGTCCCGCCGCGGGCAACAACCTGGCCCGGCTCGCCGCCAAGGCGGAGCGGTATGACGAGGCCCGCGGCTACTATCGGCAGATCCTGGAGCATAATCCCGGCCACCTGGAGACGCTGCTCTCGCTTGCCCGGCTGGAGGCGGGGCGCGGCAACCGCGCGGAGGCCATCTCCACGCTGCGCAAGGCCCGCGAGGCCAACCCCGGGGCCACCGAGCCCCGGGTCCTGTTGGCCCGTTTCCATAGACACGCGGGTGAGCACCGAAAGGCCCTGTCGGCGGCCCGGCAGGGACTGGATGAAGTGCCGCCCGAGCCCAACCTCCTGGCGGAGATCGGCCAGGCCCAGCTTGCCCTGAGCAAGGAATCCGCCGCCCTGTCCACCTTCAAGCGCCTGACGGAGGAAGCCGCCGACTCCGCCCGGGCGCGGTTCCTCACCGCCAAGGCCTATGCCCGGATGGGTGCACCCCGGAAGGTGGAGGACCAGCTCCGCGCCGCCCTGGAAAAGGACGAGGAGTATTTCCAAGCCCGCCTGGTGCTGGCCGAATTGCTGATCGAGACCGGTCAGCTGGACGCCGCGGGTGAACAGGTTCGGAAACTGCGGGAGGCGCACCAGGGGCATCCGGAGGTGGCCGTGCGCGCCGCCCGGCTGGCGGCCAGCGAGGGCCGCCCGGAGGACGCCATAACCGCCTACCGGAAGGCCCTGGATCGGCACGCCAGCTCCAAATGGACCCGCAGCCTGGCGGCCCTGCAGCGCCGCGCCGGGCGTCCGGAAAAGGCCCTGGCGACGCTACGGGAATGGCTGGCGGACCATCCGCAGGACGCCAAAGCCCGCATGGAGCTGGGCAACCTGCAGCTGGAGCGGGGCAAGTCCGATGCGGCCGTGGCGGCATTCCGGCATGTGGTGGATGCGCATCCGAACAATGTAGCGGCCCGGAACAACCTCGCCTGGATCCTCAAGGACCGCAGTCCGGACGAGGCGGAGCGCCATGCCGAGCGGGCCCTGAATTTGGCACCCGGCTCTCCGATGGTTCTGGATACTGCCGGCCTGGTGAAGCTCGCACTGGGGAAAGTGGACGAGGCGGTCCGCCTTCTGCGCGACGCCGCCGATCGTGCCCCGAAGCGCCCGGTATTCCAGGTCCACCTCGCCCGGGCTTTGCGGGCGCAGGGCCGTGCGCAGGAGGCCCGCGCCCTGCTGGAGAACCTGCTCGCGGACGGGAAGCAGTTCGCCCGCCGGGCCGAGGCGAAGGGCATGCTGAAAGAGCTCGCCGCCCAGCCCTAG
- a CDS encoding TIGR03013 family XrtA/PEP-CTERM system glycosyltransferase, with product MRTIPLFQHHIKTGFLVLGLVELMVLVVSVATAAYARFQWDALAVAENAGPLLPKALFAALVLQVSMVATGLYQRHLRDGYGGISRRLLIAFMISLIFLTMAFYSLPELYLGRGILGISLVIAFPSLLATRVIFFSLMRTQGIRRRVLVLGAGQAAEVLSRFRRETDRLGKDIVGYVPMGEEAPRVEADQLVELPNGLSPYALRNVDEIVVAVDERRNVLPVRELLECRIRGIEVVDLLTFLERETGKVKVDLAQPSWFTYSPGFFYRGLFHRFFKRAIDLVGALTFLVLAAPVMAITALAIWLEDRGPIFYRQTRAGEDGRPFRLIKFRSMRTDAEKLGVPQWAAENDPRVTRVGAVIRKYRIDELPQVLNILRGDMSFVGPRPERPEFEEDLLEKLPYYAERHRVKPGLTGWAQICYPYGASREDALEKLQYDLYYVKNFSLFLDLMILIHTAEVVLWGKGAR from the coding sequence ATGCGGACCATCCCCCTGTTTCAGCACCACATCAAGACAGGGTTCCTGGTCTTGGGGCTGGTGGAGCTGATGGTCCTCGTGGTTTCCGTGGCTACCGCGGCCTATGCCCGATTCCAATGGGATGCCCTGGCGGTGGCCGAGAATGCCGGTCCTCTGCTGCCCAAGGCCCTGTTCGCCGCCCTGGTGCTGCAGGTGAGCATGGTGGCCACCGGGCTGTACCAGCGGCATCTCCGGGACGGTTACGGAGGCATCAGCCGACGTCTGCTGATCGCCTTCATGATCAGCCTCATCTTCCTGACCATGGCGTTCTATTCCCTCCCCGAGCTGTACCTCGGTCGGGGCATTCTCGGTATCTCCCTGGTGATTGCCTTCCCTTCCCTGCTCGCGACACGGGTGATCTTCTTCTCCCTGATGCGAACCCAGGGAATCCGGCGCCGGGTCCTGGTGCTCGGAGCCGGGCAGGCGGCGGAGGTACTGAGCCGCTTCCGTCGGGAAACCGATCGGCTGGGGAAGGATATCGTCGGCTATGTCCCCATGGGTGAGGAGGCACCCCGGGTAGAGGCGGACCAGCTGGTCGAGCTTCCCAATGGACTGTCTCCCTACGCCCTGCGGAACGTGGACGAGATCGTGGTGGCTGTCGATGAGCGCCGCAATGTCCTGCCGGTTCGCGAGCTCCTCGAATGCCGGATCCGCGGCATCGAGGTGGTGGACCTGCTGACCTTCCTCGAACGGGAAACGGGCAAGGTGAAGGTGGATTTGGCGCAGCCCAGCTGGTTCACCTATTCCCCCGGCTTCTTCTACCGGGGGCTTTTCCATCGCTTCTTCAAGCGCGCCATCGACCTGGTGGGAGCGCTGACCTTCCTGGTGCTGGCCGCGCCGGTCATGGCGATCACCGCCCTGGCCATCTGGCTGGAGGACCGGGGGCCGATCTTCTACCGGCAGACCCGGGCCGGGGAGGACGGCCGGCCCTTCCGCCTGATCAAGTTCCGCAGCATGCGGACCGATGCTGAGAAGCTAGGGGTTCCGCAATGGGCCGCCGAGAACGACCCCCGCGTGACCCGGGTCGGCGCGGTCATCCGGAAATATCGGATCGATGAGCTGCCCCAGGTGCTCAACATCCTGCGGGGGGACATGAGCTTCGTCGGTCCCCGGCCGGAGCGTCCGGAATTCGAGGAGGACCTGCTGGAGAAGCTCCCCTACTACGCGGAACGGCACCGGGTGAAGCCCGGACTCACCGGCTGGGCGCAGATCTGCTACCCCTACGGCGCTTCCCGGGAGGATGCCCTGGAGAAGCTCCAGTATGACCTCTATTACGTCAAGAATTTCAGCCTGTTCCTGGATTTGATGATCCTCATTCACACCGCGGAGGTGGTCCTTTGGGGCAAGGGGGCGAGATGA
- the prsR gene encoding PEP-CTERM-box response regulator transcription factor produces MSGKERRLLVVEDDPGVQRQLRWSFDEVEPLIAEDRQSALAQLRRYEPQVVSLDLGLPPDPGGVEEGLRALREILALDPRTKVVVITGNNDRENAVRAIAMGAYDFYEKPLDPELLGVIVDRAFKVYELEEENRKLSRSRHDTPLAGVVAASPQMEHVCQMIEKVAPSEATVCLLGESGTGKELLARGLHQLSARADNRFVAINCAAIPENLLESELFGYEKGAFTGANRQTRGKIEHAHGGTLFLDEVGDLPLALQAKLLRFLQERVVERVGGREEIPVDLRVICATNQDLEEQLARGDFREDLYYRITEVTIRIPALRSREGDAAVIARSLLEHTAREQSRPVPRLTQEAVHAIEAHSWPGNVRELENRIKRATIMCEGGRITPEDLELDSPETEPLPFNLRQIREKAERTALHRALNHTNNNLSRAAEVLGVTRPTLYALLDKHQMRSGRASKNA; encoded by the coding sequence ATGAGTGGCAAGGAGCGCCGACTATTAGTGGTGGAAGACGATCCCGGCGTCCAGCGGCAGCTGCGCTGGTCCTTCGATGAGGTGGAGCCGCTCATCGCCGAGGACCGCCAGAGCGCCCTTGCCCAGCTCCGCAGGTACGAGCCCCAGGTGGTGAGCCTGGACCTGGGCCTGCCCCCCGATCCGGGCGGGGTGGAGGAGGGTCTGCGCGCCCTGCGCGAGATCCTGGCCCTGGATCCCCGGACCAAGGTGGTGGTCATCACCGGCAACAACGACCGGGAGAACGCCGTGCGGGCCATTGCGATGGGGGCCTATGACTTCTACGAGAAGCCCCTGGACCCGGAGCTGCTCGGTGTCATCGTCGATCGCGCCTTCAAGGTCTACGAGCTGGAGGAGGAGAACCGGAAGCTGAGCCGCAGCCGCCACGATACCCCCCTGGCCGGGGTGGTGGCCGCCAGCCCGCAGATGGAGCATGTCTGCCAGATGATCGAGAAGGTGGCCCCCTCCGAGGCGACGGTCTGCCTCCTCGGGGAGAGCGGGACCGGCAAGGAGCTGCTGGCTCGGGGCCTCCACCAGCTCAGCGCCCGGGCGGACAACCGCTTCGTGGCCATAAACTGCGCCGCCATCCCGGAGAATCTCCTGGAGAGCGAGCTGTTCGGTTACGAGAAGGGCGCCTTCACAGGCGCCAACCGGCAGACCCGGGGCAAGATCGAGCACGCCCACGGCGGGACCCTGTTCCTGGACGAGGTGGGGGATCTGCCCCTCGCCCTCCAGGCCAAGCTGCTGCGCTTCCTCCAGGAGCGAGTGGTGGAGCGCGTGGGCGGCCGCGAGGAGATACCGGTGGATCTCCGCGTCATCTGCGCCACCAATCAGGATCTGGAGGAGCAGCTCGCCCGGGGCGATTTCCGCGAGGATCTCTATTACCGCATCACGGAGGTGACCATCCGCATTCCGGCCCTGCGGTCTCGGGAGGGCGATGCCGCGGTGATCGCCCGCTCCCTTTTGGAGCACACCGCCCGGGAGCAGTCCCGCCCCGTGCCGCGCCTGACCCAGGAGGCGGTACACGCCATCGAGGCCCACAGCTGGCCGGGAAACGTCCGGGAGCTGGAGAACCGGATCAAGCGCGCCACCATCATGTGCGAGGGTGGCCGGATCACCCCCGAGGATCTGGAGCTGGATTCCCCGGAGACCGAGCCGCTCCCCTTCAATCTGCGCCAGATCCGCGAGAAGGCCGAGCGGACCGCCCTCCATCGGGCCCTGAACCACACCAACAACAACCTCTCGCGGGCGGCGGAGGTGCTCGGGGTCACGCGCCCCACCCTCTACGCCCTGCTGGACAAGCACCAGATGCGCAGCGGGCGGGCCAGCAAGAACGCCTGA
- the prsK gene encoding XrtA/PEP-CTERM system histidine kinase PrsK, whose translation MASIAALSYLTGAAAFLALTVVLAIGWRGRPAGTLLLTASAGNTLWAALMAWSAWEASAGPAAVVFADSLRYGLWFAFLVGLLKGVAGVRLFRGLAIAAAGLPLLHLAGGAWGPWLWQWAGMEAFSSLSLLTGILLAVFGLLLIEQILRNTGTDSRWAVKYLCLGVGAIFAYDFFLFADGLLVQHTDLDLWAARGGVNALVVPLVAVSAARNPDWSLDVYVSRRMVLHTATLVGAGLYMLVMAGVGYSIRVYGGMWSGTVQAVFLFGGGILLATLLFSGQLRAQARVFLSKHFFNYKYDYREEWLRFAATLSDEDNGPLKERVIRALAKIVESRGGVLWQRDEEEGFRATAAWHVARPDTDPVPYEDPLPRFLQESGWVLEVGEWQRRPEQYREIAVPEWFRALPEAWLLVPLVYRESLIGFVALSEPRAGTRTLNWEDYDLIKTAGRQAASYIAQEEAAEALGEAQQFETYHRLSAFVLHDLKNVMGQLSLLAQNASKHKHNPEFVDDAVMTIEHSVERMQRLMEQLRGGRNLNQPVALDVAECAREAVRAHADRRPVPVLDERPGGEGRVVADRGRLVAVIGHIVQNAQDAADDQGTVTVRLDKDKEDLVLDIEDDGTGMDSDFIRNRLFKPFDTSKGSTGMGIGAYEAREFVRDLGGEVEVASAPGMGTRFRFRFPGQALIAESREMAREVGR comes from the coding sequence ATGGCTAGTATCGCGGCCCTGAGCTATCTGACGGGCGCGGCGGCCTTCCTGGCCCTGACCGTGGTCCTGGCCATCGGCTGGCGGGGGCGCCCAGCCGGGACCCTGCTGTTGACCGCCTCCGCGGGCAATACCCTGTGGGCCGCCCTCATGGCCTGGTCCGCCTGGGAGGCTTCGGCCGGGCCGGCCGCCGTGGTATTCGCCGACTCCCTGCGTTACGGCCTCTGGTTCGCCTTTCTGGTGGGGCTCCTGAAGGGGGTCGCGGGGGTCCGCCTGTTTCGGGGGCTGGCGATCGCGGCCGCCGGCCTGCCTCTGCTTCATCTCGCCGGCGGGGCCTGGGGACCCTGGCTCTGGCAGTGGGCCGGGATGGAGGCCTTTTCCAGCCTGTCCCTGCTGACCGGCATCCTGCTGGCGGTGTTCGGCCTGCTGCTGATCGAGCAGATCCTGCGCAATACGGGAACGGATAGCCGCTGGGCGGTGAAGTACCTCTGCCTGGGTGTGGGGGCCATTTTCGCCTACGACTTCTTCCTGTTCGCCGATGGCCTCCTGGTCCAGCACACGGACCTGGACCTCTGGGCCGCGCGCGGGGGCGTGAACGCACTGGTGGTGCCCCTGGTGGCGGTTTCCGCGGCCCGCAACCCAGACTGGTCCCTGGATGTGTACGTTTCGCGCCGCATGGTCCTGCATACCGCGACGCTGGTGGGGGCCGGGCTCTATATGCTGGTCATGGCCGGCGTCGGCTATTCCATCCGGGTCTACGGCGGCATGTGGAGCGGGACCGTCCAGGCGGTTTTCCTGTTCGGGGGCGGGATCCTGCTGGCGACCCTGCTGTTCTCCGGCCAGCTTCGGGCTCAGGCGCGGGTATTCCTCAGCAAGCACTTCTTCAACTACAAGTACGACTACCGCGAGGAGTGGCTGCGCTTCGCCGCCACGCTTTCCGACGAGGACAACGGGCCCCTGAAGGAGCGGGTGATCCGGGCCCTGGCCAAGATCGTCGAGAGTCGCGGTGGGGTGCTCTGGCAGCGCGACGAGGAGGAGGGGTTCCGGGCCACCGCCGCCTGGCACGTGGCTCGCCCGGACACGGATCCCGTCCCCTACGAGGATCCCTTGCCGCGTTTCCTCCAGGAATCCGGCTGGGTGCTGGAGGTGGGCGAGTGGCAGCGGCGCCCCGAGCAGTACCGCGAGATCGCCGTGCCGGAATGGTTTCGCGCCCTGCCGGAGGCTTGGCTCCTGGTGCCGCTCGTTTATCGGGAGTCCCTGATCGGGTTCGTGGCCCTGAGCGAGCCGCGGGCAGGCACCCGGACACTGAACTGGGAGGACTACGACCTTATCAAGACCGCCGGCCGCCAAGCGGCCAGCTACATCGCCCAGGAGGAGGCGGCGGAAGCCCTGGGGGAGGCACAGCAGTTCGAGACCTACCACCGGCTCTCCGCCTTCGTGCTGCACGACCTGAAGAACGTCATGGGGCAGCTCTCCCTGCTGGCCCAGAACGCCTCCAAGCACAAGCACAACCCGGAGTTCGTCGATGACGCCGTCATGACCATCGAGCACTCCGTGGAGCGCATGCAGCGCCTTATGGAGCAGCTCCGGGGGGGCCGCAACCTGAATCAGCCCGTGGCCCTTGACGTGGCCGAATGCGCTCGGGAGGCGGTACGGGCCCATGCCGACCGGCGGCCCGTGCCCGTGCTGGACGAGCGCCCGGGCGGCGAGGGGCGGGTGGTGGCGGATCGGGGTCGCCTGGTGGCGGTCATCGGGCACATCGTCCAGAACGCCCAGGACGCCGCGGATGACCAGGGTACCGTCACCGTTCGTTTGGATAAGGACAAGGAAGATCTGGTGTTGGACATAGAGGACGATGGAACCGGCATGGATTCCGACTTTATCCGGAACCGCCTCTTCAAGCCTTTCGATACCAGCAAGGGGAGCACCGGAATGGGTATCGGGGCCTACGAGGCCCGGGAGTTCGTACGGGACCTCGGGGGCGAGGTGGAAGTGGCCAGCGCCCCCGGCATGGGAACCCGCTTCCGGTTCCGGTTCCCCGGACAGGCATTGATCGCGGAATCCAGAGAAATGGCCAGGGAGGTGGGCCGATGA
- a CDS encoding EAL and HDOD domain-containing protein gives MEKRHLVRQSILNAQRGLAGYDLQVWEKDGREGAHRHPTAESARLLINLINSSDLAKLVESQPVFLSFPGAFLFHDYEEMLPPGRIILMAPQTAEDTGLVEAIRARRAEGVRVGFDIDAAGPAPPSEVVAELDFLRFDLARLGEGDGLSAATEPFRATPVPWIARNVHSHSDFERCLELGFGLFTGQFFTQPLLFSKDGLSARQMALVEVFQQLSAGAEFPEIEATFKAYPDLSFQLLELLNSAAMRRKEPIYSIRQSLVLLGQNNLRKWVALLLFTGGDGEGPNPLYEEAVIRGRIMEMAASRIQDSDAFTGGAFLTGIFSVIQALLMRPLRQIAQDLQLDRGIALALVERKGVLGHLLDTVAKLREEKAPEPKLAVGGITFRDQDWFSFEEQASLEYGIG, from the coding sequence GTGGAAAAACGCCACCTGGTCCGGCAGTCGATTCTGAATGCACAACGGGGGTTGGCCGGCTATGACCTCCAGGTGTGGGAAAAGGATGGCCGGGAAGGCGCTCACAGGCATCCCACGGCGGAGAGCGCCCGGCTCCTGATCAACCTGATCAACTCCTCGGATCTGGCGAAGCTCGTGGAAAGCCAGCCGGTATTCCTGAGCTTCCCGGGGGCTTTTCTCTTTCACGACTACGAGGAAATGCTCCCGCCGGGCCGGATCATCCTCATGGCACCGCAGACCGCGGAGGATACGGGGCTGGTGGAGGCCATACGGGCGCGTCGGGCGGAGGGAGTCCGGGTGGGCTTCGATATCGACGCCGCGGGCCCGGCGCCGCCGTCCGAGGTGGTTGCCGAGCTGGACTTCCTGCGCTTCGATCTCGCCCGGCTCGGGGAAGGGGACGGCCTATCGGCCGCCACCGAGCCGTTCCGGGCCACGCCGGTGCCGTGGATCGCCCGCAACGTTCACAGCCATTCGGACTTCGAGCGGTGTCTGGAGCTGGGGTTCGGCCTGTTCACCGGCCAGTTCTTCACCCAGCCGCTGCTATTCAGCAAGGACGGGCTGAGCGCCCGTCAGATGGCGCTGGTGGAGGTGTTCCAGCAGCTCAGCGCCGGCGCCGAGTTTCCGGAGATCGAGGCCACCTTCAAGGCCTATCCCGACCTGAGCTTCCAGCTTCTGGAGCTGCTCAATTCCGCCGCCATGCGGCGGAAGGAGCCCATCTATTCCATTCGGCAGTCCCTGGTCCTGCTTGGACAGAACAACCTGCGGAAGTGGGTGGCTCTGCTCCTGTTCACCGGCGGGGATGGCGAGGGGCCCAACCCGCTCTATGAGGAGGCGGTCATCCGGGGCCGGATCATGGAGATGGCCGCCTCCCGTATCCAGGACAGCGACGCCTTTACCGGGGGCGCCTTCCTCACCGGCATTTTTTCCGTCATCCAGGCCCTCCTCATGCGGCCGCTCCGGCAGATCGCCCAGGACCTTCAGCTGGATCGCGGCATCGCCCTGGCCCTCGTGGAGCGGAAAGGCGTGCTCGGCCACCTGCTGGACACGGTGGCGAAATTGCGGGAGGAAAAGGCGCCCGAACCGAAGCTGGCCGTTGGCGGTATAACCTTCCGAGATCAAGATTGGTTCAGTTTTGAGGAGCAAGCCAGCCTGGAGTACGGCATAGGTTAA